In Theropithecus gelada isolate Dixy unplaced genomic scaffold, Tgel_1.0 HiC_scaffold_321, whole genome shotgun sequence, the genomic stretch TCCAGATCTTGCACAGCCGTCTCTCCCATCATGAATCTCCTGTGCCCAGGTTTTTCTTTGTGTCTGGACACACTCACCCACCTCTGACCAGTCCAGGTTCTTCCAAGAACAGGACCCCACTGAGTTCCTATGGAGATGTGCTGCCCAGGTCCCCTTTAAAGGAAGGACTTCGGCCaaatgcaatggctcacacctgtaaccccaacattttgggaggccaaggtgggaggatcacttgaggccaggacagttcgagaccaggtttggaaacatagtgaaatcccatctctacaagaaaaggattttttttttttttttttttttttgagacggagtcttgctcggtagcccgggctggagtgcagtggccggatctcagctcactgcaagctctgcctcccgggtttacgccattctcctgcctcagcctcccgagtagctgggactacaggcgcccgccacctcgcccggctagttttttgtatttttcgtaaagacggggtttcacggtgttagccaggatggtctcgatctcctgacctcgtgatccgcccgtctcggcctcccaaagtgctgggattacaggcttgagccaccgcgcccggccaagaaaaggattttttaattagctaggcatggtggcatgcacctatagtcccaactactcaggaggctgatgtgggaggattgattgagcctggaattcgaggctgcagtgagctatgatcacaccactgcactctggcccaggtggcagagtgagtgagatcccatctcctaaaataaaataaaagaaataataataataaaatagaaaggaagGACTTCGAGGCCTGCCTCAGCTGCAGAGAGCTGCCCTGGCTGAGGTTAGaccctgggggaggggagaaggactCAGAGATGGAGCAAAGCTGTGGAGATATTAATGACCTGCATCACCGTTTGACTTCTTCCTCTACCCAATCttgcttcttccttcttccctttaaaGGTGATAAATGTCTTGCACCCAAACTTTGTCTCACTGTTGCTTTTGGAGAACACAACCCTCAAAAGTTCTCTTCCCTCCATCTCCAGGGCCTCCCCACACGTGCCAGTTCCCTTCTCTGTGCATCTCTGAAGGCCCTGTGTGCGGGGCTGGCGTCAGGAGTGTCCAGAACATGGTCCCAGGACCTCCTGGACCTGGGCTGAGCCCCGTCCACCaggctcctccccttccctctctgtcAGCTTCACTCTCTCCCCGCCCCTTcctgccccccccacccccgctcgTCCCAGCTCCCACACCTCTCCAGCTCCAAGCCACTCTCTCTGAGAGCCCTTCCCGTTGCAGCCACATGGCAAGGGCAGCCTGTCTGAACACCCTTAGAGGCCAGAGCCCCCCTAAAGCTCAGTCCTGCCCTCCTCAACAAACAGGTCCTGGGAGAGCCATCTATTCAGGGCTGGACACAGACATAAGAGCCAGGAGGCTGACAATTTTGCACCCTTCAAACCAAATTCCTTAAATACAGCACAGCATTTATTCCATGGCCACGGGAGAATGGGTTTTCTGttaataaaaactgaatatctcctTATTTGTGATGAAAACAAGAGCTCTGAATGTAACATAACATTTTAACTTGTCTGGAATTATCTTTCGGTTCCTGATTTTTCTGTCACTCTGAAGTGACACAAGTCATTCACATTCTCTAAGAATAGAAGTGACCTGTTGGAATATAGCAATAAAGtctcattaaaaatatgtttaaaaaatcttatttctggCTTTCCTGTCAATAAAACATATTGTACTTTCTGTGgctcttattttctcttctgtttccttttgtgGTTTTTCAAATCAGATTTGGAAAGGCCCATAAAAGgatatacattttcaaatctaAAGTAAATCACTTGTTCCCAGGAAGCACCTCTTTGGTTTCAGAATTTTAGGGCTGATTTCAGGCAACTGGCAGGGAGCAGGCCTCCAGGTTGGGTTCTGTGCAATGTGCAAAAGTAATCAATTGGGAGAGCAAGTAAGAAGTGGTTTCTAAAAATGGCCACTCGAGGGTGCTGCGTGCTCAGGTGGGAGTCATAGGCACACCGTTTACAATACATTCCAGTGATATTTCAGTGGCCGGTGTAGATCGCAAAGCCAGCCGACTGTGCAGTCCGGCGCTGTGTCTGTTCACTCACTCCTCAGACCCCTCCTAAGCCCCATCCTGTGGGTCGACCCTGGCTGGGCTGTCAGGGGTGTCAGTAACAAGGATCCCCAAGCCTGGAGGGCAGAGAAGGCTGGAATGGGAGGAAACAGGAAGTTCACAGTACAGGAGGGGAAGGACGGGGAGAAGGccctgggaggaggggaaggcCCAGGAAGGCCTGCTGAGGGGTGGGTGAGTCTGACCCATCGGCACAGCAAATCCTGGGGACTCAGGCCTCACATGAAGGTCCAGAAGTCCCGGGCACTCGGCACTGGCTGGGCATGGCGACCAGGCCCTGTGAAGAGAGAAGCCTCCTGGCGAAACGTGGCCACCGTGAAGCTGCGGCCAGGGCCCCCCTGAGGATCCTGGGCCCTCGAGTCACAGCTGAAGCAGCAGAGGACGCAGGTGATGGCCACAGTCACCACGaacagcaccaccaccaccccaatcACTGCCGTTTCCATGGCCCGCTGAGCAACCTTAAGTCCTCT encodes the following:
- the LOC112617672 gene encoding small regulatory polypeptide of amino acid response; its protein translation is MGAKALRGLKVAQRAMETAVIGVVVVLFVVTVAITCVLCCFSCDSRAQDPQGGPGRSFTVATFRQEASLFTGPGRHAQPVPSARDFWTFM